From Verrucomicrobiia bacterium, the proteins below share one genomic window:
- a CDS encoding glycosyltransferase family 4 protein, with protein sequence MRRPIAELAQILADQGHEVTVVWPMDKKKSEVNQLHFDKLLKGNDSITIVPIWSKEIGAILWNVPTDFRVISKLWKVGRTHDVLQVWAPFYPTPLLPFMMKRVGLMKAKLIGTYDTIPSYSFSMGRITNKLFRTFFALMTKPFLNAANLTTLYSELLVPHAVQAGFKKSKLRVLPTGVHLKVQPKDGDIREEFSIPSDVPIILFIGLINKRKGVFKLLDVAEQLRKEGHAFKLIAVGKGPEQELFNSLIQEKGLSDVFLAPGRRQDVHNFYHAAHAFILPAEGEGLPGVVMEALSYGVPVVASNIPCIPDLVQNGVNGYLVEPSNVPGFAEALSTILKDAGLREKMSVAARENIAEWDWKVRSKEVEKLYTEALS encoded by the coding sequence ATGCGCAGGCCAATTGCTGAATTGGCCCAGATACTTGCCGACCAAGGACACGAGGTGACCGTGGTGTGGCCAATGGACAAGAAAAAGAGCGAGGTTAACCAGCTCCATTTCGACAAGCTCCTTAAGGGGAATGACAGCATTACTATCGTTCCCATTTGGTCCAAGGAAATTGGGGCCATCCTTTGGAATGTGCCCACAGATTTCCGGGTGATTTCCAAGCTTTGGAAAGTGGGCCGCACACATGATGTGCTGCAGGTGTGGGCGCCATTTTATCCTACGCCCCTCCTTCCTTTTATGATGAAGCGTGTAGGGCTCATGAAAGCCAAGCTTATTGGGACTTACGACACTATTCCCAGTTATTCGTTCAGCATGGGAAGGATTACCAACAAGCTTTTCCGTACTTTTTTTGCACTCATGACCAAGCCGTTCTTAAACGCGGCTAACCTCACAACGCTCTACAGCGAGCTGCTCGTTCCCCATGCCGTACAGGCGGGTTTTAAGAAGAGTAAGCTTCGAGTTCTACCTACCGGTGTGCATCTTAAGGTGCAGCCAAAGGATGGTGACATACGCGAAGAATTTTCAATCCCGAGCGATGTGCCGATCATTCTTTTCATTGGCCTCATTAACAAGCGCAAGGGCGTTTTCAAGTTATTGGATGTTGCAGAGCAGCTTCGGAAAGAAGGGCATGCTTTTAAGTTGATTGCAGTGGGGAAAGGGCCGGAGCAGGAGCTGTTTAACTCCCTCATTCAAGAGAAGGGCTTGTCCGATGTCTTCCTTGCACCTGGCCGCCGCCAGGACGTGCACAACTTTTACCATGCCGCCCATGCGTTCATACTTCCTGCGGAAGGTGAGGGCCTGCCAGGTGTAGTTATGGAGGCTTTAAGCTATGGTGTACCTGTGGTGGCATCCAATATCCCGTGTATTCCTGACTTAGTACAGAACGGCGTGAATGGCTATTTGGTTGAACCAAGCAACGTGCCTGGTTTTGCCGAAGCGCTGTCCACCATTCTCAAAGATGCAGGGCTACGTGAAAAAATGTCAGTTGCTGCCCGTGAGAACATTGCCGAATGGGATTGGAAAGTCCGTTCCAAAGAAGTAGAGAAACTATACACCGAAGCCCTGTCATGA
- a CDS encoding DUF2304 domain-containing protein: MIGIQVLALLFALIQGYFTYLHFRRNEFTLRECLGWMVIWISFSLVTLFPQVFGAFADSAGAIRALDFFTVIGFIVVLSISFYTYVSVDRLRKKLEKAVRDLALQDTPAKSDKRR; this comes from the coding sequence ATGATTGGTATTCAGGTACTGGCGCTTCTCTTCGCGTTAATTCAAGGTTACTTTACCTATCTCCATTTCCGTCGGAACGAGTTTACCCTCCGTGAGTGCTTAGGATGGATGGTAATTTGGATATCCTTTTCGCTTGTTACTCTCTTCCCGCAGGTCTTTGGGGCATTTGCCGATTCCGCAGGGGCAATCCGCGCCTTGGACTTCTTTACCGTCATTGGTTTTATTGTCGTGCTCTCAATCAGCTTCTACACCTACGTCAGCGTAGACAGGCTCCGTAAGAAATTGGAAAAAGCCGTGCGTGACCTGGCACTCCAGGACACACCGGCTAAAAGTGATAAGCGGCGGTAA
- a CDS encoding glycosyltransferase family 2 protein — translation MNIVTVVPAYNEGKRIGAVLSQFPTSIAGHEVSVIVVDDGSTDTTSQVVKEIRNINSRIHLLRHRTNLGKGAAAKTGCDAAYKMGADVIVLMDADGQHRVEDLEAMVAPLLTVEEGLVVGSRQHSGEMPIMMRVGNKVLSHSSKMMFGIQARDTQSGYRAFTAKTYPKIRWVASQYAMETEMLILAVSNKIPVFEVGIPTIYLDNHKGTTPLDGIRILNTLFSWKFRIVQQTPEVDHLLLTHR, via the coding sequence ATGAATATTGTGACAGTGGTTCCTGCATACAACGAAGGAAAAAGAATAGGGGCAGTTCTCAGTCAGTTTCCAACCTCCATCGCGGGACATGAAGTATCTGTGATTGTGGTAGACGATGGCTCAACCGACACGACTTCTCAAGTTGTAAAAGAAATCCGGAATATAAACTCTCGTATCCACTTGCTTCGCCACCGTACCAACCTAGGTAAGGGTGCTGCTGCCAAGACTGGATGTGACGCGGCCTATAAAATGGGCGCTGATGTTATTGTCCTTATGGATGCCGATGGCCAGCATCGGGTTGAGGACCTTGAGGCTATGGTTGCTCCACTTCTTACCGTAGAAGAAGGTTTGGTAGTTGGTTCCCGTCAGCACTCAGGAGAGATGCCGATTATGATGCGCGTGGGCAACAAGGTGCTATCCCATTCATCAAAGATGATGTTTGGCATTCAGGCCCGTGACACCCAGTCCGGCTACCGCGCCTTTACTGCAAAAACGTACCCAAAAATCCGTTGGGTCGCATCGCAATACGCCATGGAAACAGAAATGCTTATCTTGGCCGTCTCCAACAAGATCCCCGTGTTTGAAGTGGGCATCCCTACCATCTACCTTGATAACCATAAAGGGACAACTCCGCTTGATGGCATTCGAATTCTCAACACGCTTTTCAGTTGGAAGTTCCGGATCGTTCAGCAGACACCTGAGGTTGATCATCTTCTTTTAACGCACCGCTAA
- the galE gene encoding UDP-glucose 4-epimerase GalE, producing the protein MNVLVTGGAGFIGSHVAKALSRAGHVPVVFDSLHNGKQEAVLWGEMIKGDVRDTAQLSEVIRTNGIEAVIHLAGLIEVGESVKDPLSFYETNTAGSLSVARAMLANGVKYLVFSSTAAVYGSPVSEYLKEDHITQPVNPYGWSKLAAERIFLEASATGGLRVVPLRYFNAAGADPEGELGENHNPETHLIPRACLAVKGDIPALTVFGDDWSTPDGTCVRDYVHVTDLASAHIKALEYLVKGGESRPFNLGTGKGYSVREIIAAVSEAAHLPVPHAFAARREGDPAVLVADSGDAKAILGWQPEHSSLKELCTTAWKWFSRVE; encoded by the coding sequence ATGAACGTACTCGTTACCGGCGGCGCCGGCTTTATTGGATCGCATGTGGCCAAGGCACTTTCCCGCGCAGGGCATGTGCCGGTAGTTTTTGACTCGCTCCACAATGGGAAGCAGGAGGCAGTGCTATGGGGAGAAATGATCAAGGGAGATGTCCGGGATACGGCCCAGCTTTCCGAGGTGATACGCACGAATGGCATCGAGGCGGTAATCCACCTGGCCGGCCTCATTGAAGTGGGGGAATCGGTGAAAGACCCGTTGAGTTTTTACGAAACTAACACGGCGGGATCCCTTTCCGTCGCCCGGGCCATGCTAGCGAATGGGGTGAAGTACCTCGTGTTCTCATCGACGGCGGCCGTATATGGAAGCCCTGTTTCCGAATATTTGAAAGAGGATCACATTACGCAGCCGGTTAATCCGTATGGGTGGTCAAAGCTGGCGGCTGAAAGAATCTTTTTAGAAGCATCAGCTACCGGGGGGCTCCGTGTCGTGCCTCTCCGTTATTTCAATGCCGCCGGCGCAGACCCTGAAGGGGAATTGGGGGAGAACCACAATCCTGAGACACACCTTATACCTCGTGCTTGCCTGGCAGTTAAGGGGGATATCCCTGCCCTTACCGTTTTTGGTGACGATTGGTCCACCCCGGATGGCACCTGTGTCCGGGACTATGTTCATGTCACCGACTTGGCATCTGCACACATTAAGGCCTTGGAGTACTTGGTAAAGGGCGGTGAAAGCCGGCCATTCAACCTAGGTACGGGCAAGGGGTACTCGGTAAGGGAAATCATCGCGGCGGTTTCAGAAGCTGCTCATCTCCCTGTGCCACACGCTTTTGCTGCGCGCAGAGAGGGAGACCCTGCTGTATTGGTGGCTGACTCCGGTGACGCAAAAGCCATTTTGGGTTGGCAGCCTGAACACAGTTCCTTAAAAGAGTTGTGCACAACGGCCTGGAAATGGTTCAGCAGGGTGGAGTAG
- a CDS encoding YdcF family protein, which translates to MKQTADFYHVPSGEIVRGVLEGSVTGDRLEVAYANWEAQGSRAVFVVSGGMLRPAHIQPVSDAQLMAQFLRERQVPAEKIIVEDRAADTFENIRFTLPLIEKYAKAQAYEHWRIVVFSNKLHLLRLRWGYFWLNIGRLMQKMVGRKVPLVSVAYVPTEEFTTKWDACRNWFLFLFLHLLDPLGYWHPVAYISRHIRRQNGSRP; encoded by the coding sequence ATGTTCCTTCTGGGGAAATAGTACGTGGCGTTTTAGAGGGGTCTGTCACGGGCGACCGCCTAGAAGTGGCATATGCAAACTGGGAGGCGCAGGGCAGCCGCGCAGTTTTCGTTGTCTCAGGCGGAATGTTACGGCCTGCCCATATTCAGCCTGTTTCTGATGCGCAGCTTATGGCCCAGTTTCTTCGGGAAAGACAGGTTCCAGCTGAGAAAATAATCGTTGAAGATAGGGCGGCTGATACATTTGAGAACATCCGCTTTACCCTTCCCTTGATTGAAAAGTACGCCAAGGCACAAGCTTACGAGCACTGGCGGATTGTGGTATTCAGCAACAAGTTGCACCTCCTCCGCCTGCGCTGGGGCTATTTCTGGCTCAACATAGGAAGGCTTATGCAGAAGATGGTTGGGAGAAAAGTGCCCCTTGTCTCAGTTGCGTATGTTCCTACGGAAGAATTCACAACCAAGTGGGATGCATGCAGGAACTGGTTCCTCTTCCTATTCCTTCACCTTTTAGACCCGCTTGGATACTGGCATCCCGTTGCCTACATTAGCCGGCACATCCGGAGGCAGAACGGTAGTAGGCCGTAA